The following proteins are co-located in the Triticum aestivum cultivar Chinese Spring chromosome 1A, IWGSC CS RefSeq v2.1, whole genome shotgun sequence genome:
- the LOC123190235 gene encoding shaggy-related protein kinase alpha produces MASVGAVRPSSRFQNDTSTSGDADRLPNEMGNMSIRDDRDPEDIVVNGNGTEPGHIIVTSIEGRNGQAKQTISYMAERVVGNGSFGTVFQAKCLETGETVAIKKVLQDKRYKNRELQTMRVLDHPNVVALKHCFFSKTEKEELYLNLVLEYVPETAHRVIKHYNKMNQRMPLIYAKLYMYQICRSLAYIHNSIGVCHRDIKPQNLLVNPHTHQLKLCDFGSAKVLVKGEPNISYICSRYYRAPELIFGATEYTTAIDVWSAGCVLAELLLGQPIFPGDSGVDQLVEIIKVLGTPTREEIKCMNPNYTEFKFPQIKAHPWHKIFHKRMPAEAVDLVSRLLQYSPSLRSTALEALIHPFFDELRDPNTRLPNGRFLPPLFNFKPHELKGVPMDILVKLIPEHARKNCAFVGW; encoded by the exons ATGGCCTCGGTTGGTGCGGTGCGTCCTTCCTCGCGCTTTCAGAATGACACGAGTACTAGTGGTGATGCCGACCGACTTCCGAACGAGATGGGCAATATGAGCATAAGGGATGACAGG GACCCTGAGGATATAGTAGTCAACGGCAATGGGACGGAACCAGGCCATATTATAGTCACAAGCATTGAGGGAAGAAATGGGCAAGCAAAACAG ACCATTAGCTACATGGCTGAGCGCGTGGTTGGTAATGGGTCATTTGGAACTGTTTTCCAG GCTAAGTGTCTTGAAACTGGGGAGACGGTGGCTATAAAGAAGGTTCTTCAAGACAAGAGATATAAGAACCGTGAGCTGCAAACGATGCGAGTTCTTGACCACCCAAATGTTGTGGCTTTAAAGCATTGTTTTTTCTCAAAGACTGAGAAGGAGGAGCTTTACCTCAACCTGGTGCTTGAGTATGTGCCGGAGACTGCTCATCGTGTCATTAAGCATTACAACAAGATGAACCAACGCATGCCCTTGATATATGCAAAACTGTACATGTATCAG ATATGTAGATCTTTGGCATACATTCACAACAGCATTGGAGTATGCCACAGAGACATCAAGCCTCAAAATCTTCTG GTGAATCCACATACACACCAATTGAAATTATGTGACTTCGGAAGTGCGAAAGTGTTG GTAAAAGGAGAACCAAATATTTCCTATATCTGTTCAAGGTACTATAGAGCCCCAGAGCTCATATTTGGTGCTACTGAATACACAACGGCAATTGACGTTTGGTCTGCTGGCTGTGTTCTTGCTGAACTCCTTCTAGGACAG CCTATATTCCCTGGCGACAGTGGTGTTGATCAGCTTGTTGAAATCATCAAG GTTTTAGGTACCCCTACAAGAGAAGAAATTAAGTGCATGAATCCAAATTATACAGAGTTTAAATTCCCACAAATCAAAGCTCACCCATGGCACAAG ATCTTCCATAAAAGAATGCCTGCTGAAGCAGTAGATCTTGTCTCCAGACTCTTGCAATATTCACCAAGCCTGCGTTCAACTGCT TTGGAAGCATTAATTCATCCATTCTTCGATGAACTCCGGGACCCAAACACCCGTTTACCGAACGGCCGTTTTCTTCCTCCCCTCTTTAACTTTAAGCCCCATG AGTTGAAGGGCGTGCCAATGGACATCCTGGTGAAGCTCATCCCTGAACATGCTCGGAAGAACTGTGCCTTTGTAGGATGGTGA